Sequence from the Candidatus Methylomirabilota bacterium genome:
TCCTGTCGAACCTCGCCTCGCCCTGGAACGTCATCTTCCCGAAGAAGTACCTCGACAAGGACCCGAACTACTTCAAGACGAACGTGGTGGGCTCCGGGCCCTTCAAGCTCAAGAGCCACACGCGCGGGTCGACGTTCGAAGGGGAGCGGAATCCGGACTACTTCGTCAAGGACCGGCCGTACCTGAACGGCTACAAGTTCTACATCAGCACGGAGACGTCCGTGCGCGCGGCGGCCATCCGGTCCGGGCGCGCCTACATCGAGTTCCGGGATCTGCCCAACTCCGAGGTGGAGGCGATCAAGAGGCAGCTCGGCGACAAGGTGGTCGTCCAGCAGACCCCCTTCGTCATCCAGTTCGGCATCTCGATCAACAACAACGTGAAGCCCTTCACCGACGCTCGTGTCCGCAAGGCCCTCACCCTGGGCATCGATCGCTACACGGGCGGCCGGGTGCTGTACCCGCTCACGGGCCTCAAGGACCCCGGGGCCCTCACGCGTCCGGGAACGGAGTGGGCGATGTCGCCGGCCGAGCTCGAGAAGTTCCCGGGGTTCTGGCGTGACGCCGACAAGAGCCGCGCTGAAGCCAAACGGCTGCTCGCCGAGGCGGGCTACCCCAACGGCTTCAAGGTGGTGCTGAAGAACCGCAACGTCAAGCTCCCCTACCAGGACTTCGCGGTGTACGTGATCCAGGAGTGGCGCAAGATAGGGATCGAGGCCGAGCATCGTCCGCTCGAGACGGCGACGTGGTATGCGGATGGGCGGGATCAGGGGAACTTCGAGCTGATGGTGTTCCCGGCCGGCGCGTTCATCGACGATCCCGATCAGCTGTTGTTTCCTTACCTCACGGGGTCGCCGCAGAACTGGGGGCGCTTCACCAATCCCGCCATCGACGACCTGTACGCGCGGCAGGCGCGGGCGTTAGACCCCGCCGAGCGCAGGAAGCTGGTCATCGAGCTGCAGAAGATCGTGCTCGAGAACGCGTACCACATGCCGGGCCTGTGGTGGAGCCGCAACGTCGTGCACTGGGCCAAGGTGAGGAACTACGTGGCCCAGCCGAGTCACTTCACCAATCAGAAGCTTCAGGACGTCTGGCTGGCCGAGGATTGATGCGAACCTACGTCCTGACTCGCCCGATTCCTCCACCTGATCGCCACCGGCAGGTGACGAACATGGGTCCACAACGTCGTGAGCTCCGACACCCCGGTGTCGCCTCCCTGGTCCTGGGCGCCGTCCTGATCGTTGGCACCGTCCAGGGGGCCGCCGGGCAGGGCACCACGGGCCAGGCAGCACCAGCGGGCGAGGCCGTCATCGCGTGGCACGTCACGATCGCGCCGAGCTGGTTCGACCCGTCGACCGCGCCGCCGCAGATCACGCCCTTCGGGATCATGTACGCGATCCACGATGCGCTCGTGCGTCCGCTGCCCGGACAGAAGGTCGGCAACAGCCTGGCGGAGTTGTGGACGGAAAGCCCGGACGGCCTGGTGTACGAGTTCAAGCTCCGCCGCGGCGTCAAGTTCCACAACGGCGACCCCGTCACCGCCGAGGACGCGAAGTTCAGCTTCGATCGGTACAAGGGGGCCGGGGCCAAGGAGCTACAGACACGGGTCACGAAAGTAGAGGTCGTCGATCCGTCGACGATCCGCTTCCACCTGAAGGAGCCCTGGCCGGACTTCATGACCTTCTACGGCACGACGGCCACCGCGGCCGGGATCGTCGTGCCCAAGAAATACATCACGCAGGTCGGAGACGATGGGTTCCGCAAGCATCCCATCGGC
This genomic interval carries:
- a CDS encoding ABC transporter substrate-binding protein; the protein is MTARIRRRRTLLSVVALGALVGSLAVASSAAAQATETPRRGGILLSAIGADAPSLDPHQESTFATLQPVAPLYSTLLQFDPYNYPNVIGDVASEWKISPDGLTYTFKIRGDIRFHDGSTLTAADVKATYDKIVFPPAAVRSIRQPYYAAIASIEAPDPTTVVIKAKFPSASLLSNLASPWNVIFPKKYLDKDPNYFKTNVVGSGPFKLKSHTRGSTFEGERNPDYFVKDRPYLNGYKFYISTETSVRAAAIRSGRAYIEFRDLPNSEVEAIKRQLGDKVVVQQTPFVIQFGISINNNVKPFTDARVRKALTLGIDRYTGGRVLYPLTGLKDPGALTRPGTEWAMSPAELEKFPGFWRDADKSRAEAKRLLAEAGYPNGFKVVLKNRNVKLPYQDFAVYVIQEWRKIGIEAEHRPLETATWYADGRDQGNFELMVFPAGAFIDDPDQLLFPYLTGSPQNWGRFTNPAIDDLYARQARALDPAERRKLVIELQKIVLENAYHMPGLWWSRNVVHWAKVRNYVAQPSHFTNQKLQDVWLAED